In Fluviicola taffensis DSM 16823, the following are encoded in one genomic region:
- the bioD gene encoding dethiobiotin synthase, which yields MQHFVVTGIGTEVGKTVVSAVLCEALKANYWKPVQAGDLHTLDSDFVRSFTSETEIIPSNVLLNYAMSPHEAARLDEIELTEDDFDLPRFSKQTIIEGAGGVMVPLNDEGLCYIDLFQLWELPVYVVTKHYLGSINHTLLTLNALLSREIEIAGLIVNGERNEASERIYYSHFPDLAITTIPELNEFSKESIQQAAKLWIEQLA from the coding sequence ATGCAACATTTTGTAGTTACTGGAATCGGAACAGAAGTCGGAAAAACTGTAGTTAGTGCTGTTTTGTGTGAAGCTTTGAAAGCCAATTATTGGAAACCAGTTCAAGCAGGAGATTTACATACTTTGGATAGTGATTTTGTGCGTTCATTTACTTCTGAAACGGAAATTATTCCCTCAAATGTATTGTTGAACTACGCCATGTCGCCGCATGAAGCCGCGCGTTTGGATGAAATTGAATTGACAGAAGACGATTTTGATTTGCCTCGTTTTTCAAAGCAAACAATCATTGAAGGAGCGGGAGGAGTAATGGTTCCATTAAATGATGAGGGCTTGTGTTACATAGATTTGTTTCAATTGTGGGAACTTCCTGTTTACGTAGTAACAAAACATTATTTGGGAAGTATTAATCACACTTTATTGACCTTGAATGCATTGCTGTCTCGTGAAATTGAAATAGCGGGATTAATTGTTAACGGAGAACGAAACGAAGCTTCAGAACGCATTTATTATTCACACTTTCCAGATCTTGCCATTACAACCATTCCTGAATTGAACGAATTTTCGAAAGAAAGCATACAACAAGCAGCCAAATTATGGATAGAGCAACTAGCTTAG
- the bioA gene encoding adenosylmethionine--8-amino-7-oxononanoate transaminase, which produces MDRATSLEKDKKHVWHPFTQMQTAGEPLCIVKAEATTLTDANGKEYIDANSSWWVNVHGHGHPYLGEALQEQFAQLDHVIFAGATHPQAIKLADRITSLLPEKLEKVFFSDDGSTAVEVALKMAFQYWHNKNEPKKRIIALDGAYHGDTFGAMSIGQRGAFNKPFEHLFFDVDFIDFPKDEARSHSLIQAEQILQTGEVAAVIVEPLVQGSAGMRMYDAVWLDAFVSLARKYKALVIFDEVMTAWGRTGKLFAHNFCAEEPDLICLSKGLTGGVLPLGLTVATNEIYDAFLHPETSKALLHGHSFTGSAMACAVANASLDLFEQPETWDSIEWIEERHRYFIEALKAHSKVKDIGLCGTILRFEIETGEGNNYYSTIRDQAYNYFLERGCLIRPLGNVLYLNPPYCISEEELDKLHVVLLDFLDDISL; this is translated from the coding sequence ATGGATAGAGCAACTAGCTTAGAAAAAGATAAAAAACACGTTTGGCATCCTTTTACACAAATGCAAACTGCTGGCGAACCTTTGTGTATTGTTAAAGCAGAAGCAACAACGCTGACAGATGCAAATGGTAAAGAATACATTGATGCAAATTCATCTTGGTGGGTAAATGTTCATGGACACGGACATCCTTATTTGGGTGAAGCTTTACAGGAACAGTTTGCTCAATTAGATCATGTTATTTTTGCTGGGGCAACTCATCCGCAAGCTATTAAATTGGCTGATCGAATTACTTCGCTTCTACCCGAAAAACTAGAAAAGGTCTTTTTTTCAGACGATGGATCAACGGCAGTTGAAGTGGCTTTGAAAATGGCTTTTCAATATTGGCACAATAAAAACGAACCAAAAAAACGCATCATTGCGTTGGATGGAGCTTATCACGGAGATACGTTTGGTGCGATGTCTATTGGACAAAGAGGGGCTTTCAATAAACCTTTTGAGCATTTGTTTTTTGATGTAGATTTCATTGATTTCCCGAAAGACGAAGCACGAAGTCATTCCTTGATTCAAGCGGAACAAATTTTACAAACTGGAGAAGTTGCTGCAGTGATTGTAGAGCCTTTGGTTCAAGGTTCTGCTGGAATGCGTATGTATGATGCTGTTTGGTTGGATGCTTTTGTTTCTTTAGCTCGTAAATACAAGGCATTGGTTATTTTTGATGAAGTAATGACTGCTTGGGGAAGAACTGGAAAGTTGTTTGCTCATAACTTTTGCGCCGAAGAACCTGATTTGATTTGTTTGTCGAAAGGATTAACTGGAGGAGTTCTTCCTTTGGGATTAACAGTTGCAACGAACGAAATTTACGACGCGTTTTTACATCCAGAAACGTCAAAAGCCTTGCTTCATGGTCATTCCTTTACTGGAAGCGCAATGGCTTGTGCGGTCGCAAATGCAAGTTTAGATTTATTTGAACAACCAGAAACTTGGGATTCGATTGAATGGATAGAAGAACGTCACCGTTATTTTATCGAAGCTTTGAAAGCCCATTCCAAGGTAAAAGACATTGGTTTGTGTGGTACTATCTTGCGCTTCGAAATAGAAACAGGCGAAGGGAATAACTATTATTCAACGATTAGAGATCAGGCATACAATTATTTTCTCGAAAGAGGGTGTTTGATTCGCCCTTTGGGAAATGTCTTGTATTTGAATCCTCCTTATTGTATTTCAGAAGAAGAATTGGATAAATTGCACGTAGTATTGTTAGATTTTTTGGATGATATTTCCCTTTAA
- a CDS encoding redoxin family protein: protein MKTKINYLILSIGLMFAPSSFGQLQTGSIAPNFTLTDINGSTHTLYDYLDAGKTVYLDFFACHCPYCWNYHNSHALSNLYDQYGPNTASNDVFVFAIEFDPNNGNNEFYGISGNTQGNWVAGTNYPQINPEGGERDAIISDYEVNLYPLIYAICPDRTITVIGTKNTSQLYAHAATCAPLGLQNLEETFSVSQHEATITIQSSMNFDANQTTIILTDIQGKQLLRKSFSGNIETLDLKDINHGIYFIQIVGERQIVFSKKIQF, encoded by the coding sequence ATGAAAACAAAAATCAACTATTTGATCCTTTCAATTGGATTAATGTTCGCTCCTTCAAGTTTTGGACAGCTTCAAACAGGAAGCATTGCACCGAATTTCACACTCACTGATATAAACGGTTCAACTCATACACTCTACGATTACCTCGATGCAGGAAAAACAGTCTATCTTGACTTTTTTGCATGTCACTGCCCGTATTGCTGGAATTACCACAATTCTCATGCTCTATCAAACTTGTATGATCAATATGGCCCAAATACTGCTTCCAACGATGTCTTTGTCTTTGCAATTGAATTCGATCCAAACAACGGAAACAATGAATTTTACGGAATTAGTGGAAATACTCAGGGTAATTGGGTAGCGGGAACCAATTATCCACAAATAAACCCAGAAGGAGGTGAAAGAGATGCAATTATTTCAGATTATGAAGTCAATTTATATCCCTTAATTTATGCCATCTGTCCTGATCGAACTATCACTGTAATCGGAACAAAAAACACCTCTCAATTGTATGCTCACGCGGCAACATGTGCTCCTTTAGGACTTCAAAATCTCGAAGAAACCTTTTCTGTAAGCCAACATGAAGCAACTATTACCATTCAATCTTCAATGAATTTTGATGCGAATCAAACAACAATCATTCTGACAGATATTCAGGGAAAACAATTATTGAGAAAATCTTTTTCAGGGAATATAGAAACTCTTGATTTGAAAGATATCAATCATGGCATCTATTTTATTCAAATTGTTGGAGAAAGACAAATTGTTTTTTCTAAAAAAATTCAATTCTAA
- a CDS encoding sigma-70 family RNA polymerase sigma factor, giving the protein MSSYNNRNTEPALWVERFADYLYSIACIQVNDKEQAKDLVSDTFLSALQNLDNFRGESSEKTWLTRILNNKIIDHYRKSSTGSKNLKHYLESSDEQFYQTFFEPSYLSEYHWKGNNSPSKNEQFTDYLITNSEFQLALEHCLNQLSPKLKPIFVAKFIHEADSETICKEFEISSSNYWIIIHRAKLLMRTCLEHKWLNGKA; this is encoded by the coding sequence ATGAGTTCCTACAACAACAGAAATACAGAACCTGCATTATGGGTAGAGCGCTTTGCCGATTATCTCTATTCAATAGCATGTATTCAAGTGAATGATAAAGAACAAGCCAAGGATTTAGTCAGTGACACTTTTTTATCAGCACTTCAAAATCTAGACAATTTTAGAGGAGAAAGTTCTGAAAAAACGTGGCTAACGCGTATTTTAAATAATAAAATAATTGATCATTACCGAAAATCCAGCACTGGTTCTAAAAACCTGAAACATTACTTGGAATCATCAGACGAACAATTCTACCAAACATTTTTTGAACCGTCATACCTTTCAGAATACCATTGGAAAGGAAATAATTCACCTAGTAAAAACGAGCAATTCACAGATTATCTCATTACCAACAGTGAATTTCAATTGGCATTGGAACATTGTTTGAACCAATTATCCCCAAAACTAAAGCCCATTTTTGTTGCAAAGTTTATTCATGAAGCCGATTCGGAAACTATTTGTAAGGAATTTGAGATTAGTTCGTCTAATTATTGGATTATTATTCATCGAGCCAAATTACTTATGCGTACTTGTCTCGAACATAAATGGTTAAATGGAAAGGCATAG
- a CDS encoding FUSC family protein, giving the protein MRFQPIKQFNTILQQEYLEPTISWSIRVVLALNVPLIVFPLFFGFSYHIIWAAFGAYMLTLIDYRGSHYRKMLIQLVEAILILIAAIIGMNIGNSMILSVIGMLVIGIFAALIRNWSDYGSTIGVGVGFFYLFGISNPTNFGESLVYGSYIIAGSIWAIAIIFISFPFSASNPLRRSLATIWKKNTEYLDALLESFLDLEIDNQDIRTITAKEIEIRAAIDKSIELFNRRKENSRLKADHYDQMMEVRKSAAYFGASVRVIHEELESLRGNALLQTNQSILYKTISSLSQASARLSIVIFTFRGEDLTMAKIRIKRFEIAVGILKETLKNQEFDLDQRIILKQLIVNLEQCHELMQNTIDLVTQKLDFKRSNYFENYKLSFNHFIAGLQPRVMVQIVREVFNIDSQQFKYSLRVGLGLALSVFIFKFFKIDHGHWIALTLLIVIQPYYGATRKKGIERIIGTVAGILVGGAIMLLPIKHEAFVVILIFISFLVAYYLRNNYKVGVFFVTIMMVVMMQLSKQGSWDLIWWRVLSTLIGSILAIIISFTFWPIWEKQRFPSLLNKSLNMNLYFLNQAVLNYQKKLPPGITWHRSRRLSEAANNNLFACVQRMYEEPQSQQRDLNVNFAKVGSNIRISREVTSLSFSLEKIPYSEELSNLLNSYMAEVETIFYKNMRREDDINLNPVKQIIQNPFFTTKQEYQFIQVDLEKIVFELEALKAFRA; this is encoded by the coding sequence ATGCGGTTTCAACCGATTAAACAATTCAATACGATTCTTCAACAAGAATACCTAGAACCCACAATTAGTTGGTCTATTCGGGTAGTTTTAGCGTTGAATGTTCCATTGATTGTTTTTCCGCTTTTCTTTGGATTTTCTTACCACATTATCTGGGCGGCTTTCGGAGCTTACATGCTTACACTAATTGATTACCGCGGTTCTCACTACCGCAAAATGTTGATTCAACTGGTTGAAGCAATCCTCATATTAATTGCAGCAATTATCGGAATGAACATTGGTAATTCCATGATTCTTTCAGTTATCGGAATGCTTGTCATTGGCATATTTGCCGCATTGATTCGAAATTGGAGTGATTATGGCTCCACAATTGGAGTTGGTGTAGGATTTTTCTACCTTTTTGGCATTTCGAATCCAACCAATTTTGGAGAATCGTTGGTTTACGGATCGTATATCATTGCTGGTTCAATTTGGGCAATTGCCATTATTTTCATCTCATTTCCTTTTTCAGCATCCAATCCATTAAGGCGTTCATTGGCAACGATTTGGAAGAAAAATACCGAATATTTAGATGCTCTATTGGAAAGCTTTCTCGATTTAGAAATCGACAATCAAGATATTCGAACCATTACTGCCAAGGAAATTGAGATTCGAGCAGCTATCGACAAATCCATCGAATTGTTTAATCGGAGAAAGGAAAACTCGCGTTTAAAAGCAGATCATTACGATCAAATGATGGAGGTTCGCAAATCTGCTGCTTATTTTGGAGCGAGTGTTCGCGTAATCCACGAAGAATTGGAATCACTCCGAGGAAATGCCTTGCTCCAAACCAATCAATCCATTCTTTACAAAACAATTTCTTCACTTTCTCAGGCCTCTGCTCGACTTTCCATCGTTATTTTCACCTTCAGAGGAGAAGATTTAACCATGGCTAAAATTCGAATCAAACGCTTCGAAATTGCTGTTGGAATCCTAAAAGAAACACTTAAAAATCAAGAATTTGATTTGGACCAACGTATTATTCTGAAACAATTGATTGTCAATTTGGAACAATGCCATGAATTAATGCAAAACACCATTGATTTAGTGACTCAAAAACTCGATTTTAAACGCAGTAACTATTTTGAAAATTACAAACTCTCTTTCAACCATTTCATTGCTGGTTTACAACCACGTGTCATGGTTCAGATTGTGAGAGAAGTTTTCAATATTGATTCACAGCAGTTTAAATACTCCTTACGAGTTGGTTTAGGGCTTGCTCTATCTGTTTTTATTTTTAAATTTTTTAAAATCGATCACGGCCATTGGATTGCACTGACGTTACTCATTGTGATTCAACCCTATTACGGAGCTACCCGTAAAAAAGGAATTGAACGAATTATTGGAACTGTTGCTGGAATTCTAGTTGGTGGTGCAATTATGTTACTTCCCATCAAGCACGAAGCATTCGTTGTAATCTTAATCTTCATTTCTTTCTTGGTTGCATATTACTTGCGAAACAACTACAAAGTGGGAGTTTTCTTCGTCACAATCATGATGGTTGTTATGATGCAGCTTTCCAAACAAGGTTCTTGGGATTTAATTTGGTGGCGAGTTCTTTCCACACTAATCGGATCTATCCTTGCCATCATCATTAGTTTTACTTTTTGGCCGATTTGGGAAAAACAACGCTTCCCTTCCTTGCTCAATAAATCATTGAACATGAATTTGTACTTCTTGAATCAGGCAGTTTTAAATTATCAAAAGAAACTTCCACCAGGAATAACTTGGCATCGAAGTAGGCGCTTATCCGAAGCGGCAAACAATAATCTTTTTGCCTGTGTGCAGCGCATGTATGAAGAACCTCAATCACAACAGCGAGATTTAAATGTGAATTTTGCGAAAGTTGGTTCAAATATCCGCATCTCACGCGAAGTAACCAGCTTGTCATTTAGTTTGGAAAAAATTCCCTATTCGGAAGAACTTTCCAATTTATTGAATAGCTACATGGCTGAAGTAGAAACTATCTTTTACAAGAACATGCGTCGAGAAGATGATATTAATCTCAATCCTGTGAAGCAAATTATTCAAAATCCATTTTTCACTACAAAACAAGAATATCAATTCATTCAAGTTGATTTGGAAAAAATCGTCTTCGAGTTGGAGGCATTGAAAGCGTTTAGAGCATAA
- a CDS encoding T9SS C-terminal target domain-containing protein → MKQIVFLFLFLSSFIHAQTWTSVTSVPTAGRDDGICFALNGSGYIVTGYLGTFAESNKLFQYDASTNSWNEKSVFPGIARQYSSVFTLNNKAYIVGGYSEFSQALNDVWEYDAFTNSWSQKTNFPGIARWHATATSIRNTAYLGMGTTADSTLADFWKYNPDLDSWIQLSNYPGGPNRSVLGFSLFNEGIFGEGFDINPITYSNSWYSFNPSTETWTSFPPLPAGLRSYGTAISNEMSAIVCGGMDENSIFKNDCFYLDHTKTWRAIPALPVTGLKGAKGFALNGRFYLGTGLNDNLTRISDFFQYTPEMKSPKESLLFPNPSKDYFNLITEANAKVSLLSIGGQLIKQFKTNDSGFLEITNLPIGLYLLLIEGKKSSEIKKIAKV, encoded by the coding sequence ATGAAGCAAATTGTTTTCCTGTTCCTATTCCTTAGTTCATTCATTCATGCCCAAACTTGGACTTCTGTTACTTCGGTTCCGACAGCTGGTAGAGACGATGGAATTTGTTTTGCACTGAATGGATCTGGATACATTGTTACAGGATATTTGGGCACATTTGCAGAAAGTAATAAACTCTTTCAATACGACGCATCAACCAATTCATGGAATGAAAAATCCGTTTTTCCAGGAATAGCAAGACAATATTCAAGCGTTTTTACACTTAACAATAAAGCATACATCGTTGGTGGATATTCAGAATTTAGTCAAGCATTGAATGATGTTTGGGAATACGATGCTTTTACGAATTCTTGGAGTCAAAAAACTAATTTTCCTGGAATCGCTCGCTGGCATGCAACTGCTACAAGTATTAGAAATACAGCTTATTTAGGAATGGGAACCACTGCAGATTCAACTTTGGCTGATTTTTGGAAATACAATCCAGATTTAGATTCTTGGATTCAATTGAGTAATTATCCTGGAGGACCAAATCGAAGTGTTTTAGGTTTTTCATTATTCAACGAAGGAATTTTTGGTGAAGGGTTTGACATCAATCCAATTACCTACTCCAATTCGTGGTATTCATTTAATCCCAGTACAGAAACGTGGACTTCCTTCCCCCCTCTTCCAGCTGGATTAAGATCTTACGGAACTGCTATTAGCAATGAAATGAGCGCAATCGTTTGTGGCGGAATGGATGAAAATAGTATTTTTAAAAATGATTGTTTTTACTTAGATCACACCAAAACATGGAGAGCGATACCTGCTCTTCCAGTAACTGGTTTGAAAGGAGCAAAAGGTTTTGCATTGAATGGACGATTTTATTTAGGAACTGGATTAAATGACAATCTAACACGCATTTCAGATTTCTTTCAATATACTCCAGAAATGAAATCACCTAAAGAATCACTTCTATTTCCGAACCCTAGTAAAGATTATTTTAACTTAATTACAGAAGCAAATGCCAAAGTTTCGCTTTTATCCATTGGTGGACAACTCATTAAACAATTCAAAACCAACGATTCTGGTTTCTTAGAAATCACCAATCTTCCAATCGGTTTGTACCTACTACTGATTGAAGGAAAAAAGAGCTCCGAGATAAAAAAAATCGCGAAAGTATAA
- a CDS encoding aspartate aminotransferase family protein, with amino-acid sequence MENRKEDFLNHLGQTNPFPYLIDVESAEGIFIYDKSGKRYTDMISGVGVTNIGNRHPQVIKRIKEQLNKYLHVMVYGEFIQDSSLEMARLLRKFLPSELNCVYPVNSGTEANEAALKLAKRVTGRTQLIAFKGSYHGNTHGSLSVSANEVKKNPFRPLLPDVDFIQLNVLEDLERITTRTAGVILETVQGDAGVRKASDQFLKALRKRCSEVGAILIFDEIQCGMGRTGKMFAFEHSGVIPDVLTLGKALGGGLPIGAFISKYEYMNQLSHSPMLGHITTFGGNPVINAAAWGTLEVFESEINFAEVEKLGYLLESYLQKIDEIFEIRRVGMMFACDMASDERVAKVVDKLLEYGVISFWFLSHPYSFRLSPPLNITEEQIHEVGKLIQQAVAETR; translated from the coding sequence ATGGAAAACCGTAAAGAAGACTTTTTAAACCATTTAGGACAAACGAATCCCTTCCCGTATTTAATTGATGTTGAGTCCGCGGAAGGGATTTTTATTTACGACAAATCAGGAAAACGCTACACCGATATGATTTCGGGAGTTGGTGTTACCAATATCGGGAATCGACATCCACAAGTAATCAAACGCATCAAAGAACAATTGAATAAATACTTGCACGTAATGGTTTATGGAGAATTTATTCAGGATTCTTCCTTAGAAATGGCGCGATTGCTCCGAAAGTTTCTTCCTTCGGAATTGAATTGTGTTTATCCTGTAAATTCTGGAACAGAAGCCAATGAAGCAGCTTTAAAGCTAGCAAAGCGTGTTACTGGTCGAACACAACTCATAGCATTTAAGGGTTCTTACCATGGAAATACACACGGATCTCTCAGCGTTTCAGCCAATGAAGTGAAGAAAAATCCCTTTCGGCCGCTTTTGCCAGATGTGGATTTTATTCAATTGAATGTTTTAGAAGATTTAGAGCGAATTACCACTAGAACAGCTGGTGTTATTTTAGAAACTGTACAGGGTGATGCTGGAGTTCGAAAAGCTTCTGACCAATTTTTGAAAGCACTTCGCAAACGGTGCAGCGAAGTTGGAGCAATCTTGATTTTCGATGAAATTCAATGCGGAATGGGAAGAACTGGAAAAATGTTTGCATTTGAGCACAGTGGTGTAATTCCAGATGTTTTGACACTTGGAAAAGCACTTGGAGGTGGATTACCAATTGGAGCATTCATTTCAAAATACGAATATATGAATCAGCTGAGCCACTCTCCTATGTTGGGTCACATTACCACTTTTGGTGGAAATCCAGTGATAAATGCTGCAGCCTGGGGAACCTTGGAAGTCTTCGAATCAGAAATCAACTTTGCCGAAGTAGAAAAATTGGGTTATTTATTAGAATCTTACCTCCAAAAAATTGACGAGATTTTTGAAATTCGCCGTGTAGGAATGATGTTTGCCTGCGACATGGCGAGTGATGAACGTGTAGCAAAAGTCGTAGATAAACTATTGGAATATGGCGTAATTAGCTTTTGGTTCTTATCTCATCCATACAGCTTCCGACTTTCACCTCCATTAAATATCACCGAAGAGCAAATTCACGAAGTGGGAAAATTGATCCAGCAAGCAGTTGCTGAAACAAGATAG
- a CDS encoding RNA polymerase sigma factor codes for MNQIPDENTIITYFRREDDLAYKAFTWIVDIHSKRLYTTIRRWVNNHEITNDILQEVFIKVWNHRTQFQGNSALFSWMYRIAYNETVHFLKKENKHKSFDIDEPTVSFSHQSEHYGKMNSEEITKLLFEAIETLPQKQRLVFEYKYFEDLKYEEISKLTGGSVGGLKANYFHAVGKIEDFLKQKLNH; via the coding sequence ATGAATCAAATTCCCGATGAAAATACAATCATAACTTATTTTCGTCGGGAAGATGATTTAGCCTACAAAGCCTTTACCTGGATTGTCGATATCCACAGTAAACGTCTCTATACTACTATTCGTCGTTGGGTCAATAACCATGAAATCACCAACGATATCCTTCAAGAAGTTTTTATTAAAGTTTGGAATCACAGAACCCAATTTCAAGGAAATAGTGCTTTATTTTCATGGATGTATCGCATTGCTTATAATGAAACAGTGCATTTCCTCAAAAAAGAAAACAAACACAAAAGCTTTGATATTGACGAACCTACCGTTTCCTTTTCACATCAATCGGAACACTATGGGAAAATGAATTCCGAAGAAATTACAAAACTTCTTTTCGAAGCGATCGAAACTTTACCCCAAAAACAACGCCTGGTTTTCGAATACAAATATTTTGAAGATTTGAAATACGAAGAAATTTCCAAACTAACAGGTGGTTCTGTTGGCGGATTGAAAGCCAATTACTTCCATGCTGTTGGAAAAATTGAAGATTTTTTAAAACAGAAATTAAACCATTGA